CTCGAGGTGGGTCAGCGGCTGCCCACCGAGGTCGAGCTGGCCCGGACCGAGGACGTCAGCACCATCACGGTGAAGAAGGCCCTGGACCTGCTGCGCCAGGACGGCATGATCGTGCGCCGGCCCCGGCTCGGCACCTTCGTCACCCGCCAGTCCCCCGAGGCCGTACCGGTCGACGTGCCCGCGCCGCGCGGCTCGGCCCCGCTGCCGCTGGTGGGGTGCGTGCTGACCAACTTCGACGACACCTTCGGCACCCACCTGCTGGGGGCGCTGCTGGACACCGCGGCCGGCAGCGCGAACCTGGTGCCCCGGCGCTCCCACGGCAGCGCCGACACCGAGGAGCTGCTGATCCGGGAGCTGGTGGCCAGCGGCATCCAGGCCCTGGTGCTGGAGCCCAGCTCCTCGGAGTACGTGGCGCCGGCGGTGCTGGAGCTGGTCACCGCGCGCTTCCCGCTGGTCATCGTCGACCGGGTGCTGGAGCGCTTCCCGGTGTCCACCGTCGCCTCGGACAACCCCGCTGCCGCGCGAGCCCTGACCGAGCACCTCTTCGACCTCGGGCACCGGACCATCGGCTTCGTCAGCGCGCCGGCCCACGTCTCCACCCTGGACGAGCGGCTGCAGGGGTTCCTGATGGCCCACGCGACCTTCGACGTCCCCCACGACGAGGCGGCGACGTTCACCGACGTCCGCTCCACCCAGCCCGCCCTGGACGGCGACGTGGCCACCGACGTGGCCCACCTGGAGGAGTTCGTGGCCGCCCACCCGGAGCTGACCGCCTT
The sequence above is a segment of the Auraticoccus monumenti genome. Coding sequences within it:
- a CDS encoding GntR family transcriptional regulator, encoding MAALYQQLYERLRTDIEQGRLEVGQRLPTEVELARTEDVSTITVKKALDLLRQDGMIVRRPRLGTFVTRQSPEAVPVDVPAPRGSAPLPLVGCVLTNFDDTFGTHLLGALLDTAAGSANLVPRRSHGSADTEELLIRELVASGIQALVLEPSSSEYVAPAVLELVTARFPLVIVDRVLERFPVSTVASDNPAAARALTEHLFDLGHRTIGFVSAPAHVSTLDERLQGFLMAHATFDVPHDEAATFTDVRSTQPALDGDVATDVAHLEEFVAAHPELTAFVVTEYNIALLLLEACRRQGLAVPEDRSIVCFDHPDRPFELSAFRFTHARQDQEQIGRFALQQALRQIEDPQLIVKEQLPVTIVEGASTSRIRRRRARQA